One window from the genome of Acidimicrobiales bacterium encodes:
- a CDS encoding NUDIX hydrolase, which produces MAGFRWSEETELHRGHVISLVQVGVEGPAGERFDRDVVRHPGAVSVVPLHQDGTVTMVRQYRVAIDGDLLEIPAGKRDVAGEPAQITAQRELAEEVGLRAGRLVKLAEFYNSPGFSDEYSHVFLATELEEVPSEAQGIEEEHMTIERVVLDEVPAMIADGRICDAKSIIGLLAARTVVADVHRGDGGHAGGGS; this is translated from the coding sequence ATGGCCGGCTTCCGCTGGTCCGAGGAGACCGAACTGCACCGGGGGCACGTGATCTCGCTCGTGCAAGTGGGCGTCGAAGGTCCGGCTGGCGAGCGGTTCGATCGAGACGTCGTGCGCCACCCTGGCGCCGTGTCGGTCGTTCCGCTCCACCAAGACGGCACCGTCACGATGGTCCGCCAATACCGCGTTGCCATCGACGGCGACCTGCTGGAGATCCCGGCTGGCAAGCGCGACGTGGCGGGCGAGCCGGCGCAAATCACGGCGCAGCGCGAATTGGCCGAGGAAGTGGGCCTGCGCGCGGGTCGGCTGGTGAAGCTGGCCGAGTTCTACAACTCGCCGGGCTTTTCCGACGAGTACTCCCACGTCTTCCTCGCGACCGAGCTCGAGGAGGTCCCCAGCGAGGCGCAGGGGATCGAAGAGGAGCACATGACGATCGAGCGGGTGGTCCTCGACGAGGTGCCGGCCATGATCGCCGACGGTCGCATCTGTGACGCCAAGTCGATCATCGGCCTCCTCGCGGCCCGCACCGTGGTCGCGGACGTCCACCGTGGCGACGGTGGGCACGCGGGTGGGGGGTCGTGA